The Mycobacteriales bacterium DNA segment CGATGTCGAGCAGCCGCAGCTTGGTCGTGACTCCGCCGCGCGCCGAGAAGCCGCCCAGCCGTCCGCCGGCCGCCAGCACGCGGTGGCACGGCACGATCAGCGGGACCGGGTTGTGTCCGAGCGCCTGCCCGACCGCCCGGGCGGCGCCGGGATCGCCGAGCCGGCCGGCGATCTCGCCGTAGGTCGTGGTCTGGCCGGGCCCGCACTCGCGCGCCAGCGCGTAGACCTTTCGATCGAACTCGGGGACGTCCGCCAGATCGACCTCGATGTCGCGCAGGTCGTCCGGCCGGCCCTCGACCAGAGCCGAGATCCCATCGATCGCGTGCTGCACCGACTCGGGCGGTGTCGCCGGTTGGGCGTCCGGGTGCAGCTTCAGCATCCGGTCCCGCGTGGCGGCAGCGGTCCGCTCCGGCAGCTGCACGCCGCGCACGCCGTCCGGGCCCCACACGATGCCGACCGGGCCGATCACGGTCTCGGCGATCGCATAACTCTC contains these protein-coding regions:
- a CDS encoding methylated-DNA--[protein]-cysteine S-methyltransferase; this translates as MSGESYAIAETVIGPVGIVWGPDGVRGVQLPERTAAATRDRMLKLHPDAQPATPPESVQHAIDGISALVEGRPDDLRDIEVDLADVPEFDRKVYALARECGPGQTTTYGEIAGRLGDPGAARAVGQALGHNPVPLIVPCHRVLAAGGRLGGFSARGGVTTKLRLLDIEGAEPGGQPALF